In one Steroidobacteraceae bacterium genomic region, the following are encoded:
- the gltB gene encoding glutamate synthase large subunit, which yields MQGKHGRPAAQGLYDPGFERDACGVGFVVDIKGRRSNAIIRQALTVLRNLDHRGACGAETNTGDGAGILLQMPHQFMAEAARSARIKLPPPGQYASGIIFMPRNATQRRRIEETFSGVVQSEGLSWLGARTVPTDNSMLGETARASEPFMRQVFIGRGADVADEAEFERKLYVVRKRAYSEIRVSTMGGSDDWYVVSLSSKTFVYKGMLLTQQLEQYFKDLSDPRLESALAMVHSRFSTNTFPSWDRAHPYRCIAHNGEINTLRGNVNWMKAREAQFRSELFGDDIDKIAPIVNPYGSDSSMFDNVLELMVLAGRSMAHAMMMMIPEPWSKNDSIDEARRAFYQYHSSLMEPWDGPASIAFTDGYVIGAVLDRNGLRPSRYYVTNDDLVVMASEAGVLELPPETILRKGRLQPGRMFLVDTVQGRIVEDEEIKRSIVGERPYGDWLRANLVHLRDLPAAPPAAAIDPDTLLQRQIAFGYSFEDQRILMAPMARDGVEAVGSMGNDTPLAVLSDKPRLLYDYFKQLFAQVTNPPIDSIREEIITSTDVWLGSEGNLLEPKATDCRRVELAGPVLTNDELQKIRRLSLPGLKVGAVSALFVASRGEDGLAKGIEQMCESARKLIEREDVNILIITDRGINREQAAMPTLLAVSALHHFLIREGLRMRVSLVVETGEAREVHHFALLIGYGAAAVNPYLAFETIEGMIRDELLPTIEHRLACMNFVKAATKGVVKVMSKMGISAVQSYHGAQVFEAIGLRRDVIDEYFTWTPSRIGGIGLDVIAEETLARHRQAFAQRGNGHTLASGGLYQWRRDGEFHLFNPESIHRLQKAVRTGSYGTYKSYATLIDDRARNHSTLRGLLDFKAGDPVPLEEVEPVEAIMRRFKTGAMSYGSISKEAHETLAIAMNRIGGKSNTGEGGEDPDRYAPLPNGDSKASAIKQVASGRFGVTSHYLVNAREIQIKMAQGAKPGEGGQLPGSKVYPWIAKTRHTTAGVGLISPPPHHDIYSIEDLAELIHDLKNANREARISVKLVSEVGVGTIAAGVAKAHADVVLISGYDGGTGASPMTSLAHAGLPWELGLAETHQTLVMNNLRSRIVVETDGQLKTGRDVVIAALLGAEEFGFSTAPLVATGCILMRVCHLNTCPVGVATQDPRLRERFAGKPEHVVNFMRFVAAHMRELMAELGFRTVDEMVGRVDRLEPAAAILHWKARGIDFSNILYAPDAGPEVGRYCQMPQDHGLAQSLDVTRLLDICRPAIEQGAKVRADVPIRNIHRVVGTITGSEVTRKWGPDGLPDGTIHLNFTGSAGQSFGAFVPRGMSLTLAGDANDYVGKGLCGGRIVVCPPAGAGYDAAHNMIVGNVALYGATSGELFVHGMAGERFAVRNSGVDTVVEAVGDHCCEYMTGGRVVVLGATGRNFGAGMSGGVAYVLDEVGDFRRRVNLQMVDIERIEDDEESRSLRELIARYAELTGSAAAERLLGDWANLLPCFVRVIPKDYKRVLACLRRAHEQGLSGDEAIMAAFDENSRDLSRVGGN from the coding sequence ATGCAGGGCAAACACGGCAGGCCAGCCGCGCAAGGGCTGTACGATCCGGGCTTCGAGCGAGATGCCTGTGGCGTCGGATTCGTGGTCGACATCAAAGGCCGGCGCTCGAACGCCATCATTCGCCAGGCTCTGACCGTGTTGCGCAACCTGGACCATCGCGGTGCCTGTGGCGCCGAGACCAACACCGGCGATGGCGCCGGCATCCTGCTGCAGATGCCCCACCAGTTCATGGCCGAAGCGGCGCGGTCCGCCCGCATCAAGCTGCCTCCGCCAGGCCAGTACGCGAGCGGCATCATATTCATGCCGCGAAACGCCACCCAACGGCGGCGCATCGAGGAGACCTTCTCCGGCGTGGTGCAAAGCGAGGGGCTCAGTTGGCTGGGTGCGCGCACCGTGCCGACGGACAACTCCATGCTCGGAGAAACAGCGCGCGCCTCCGAGCCGTTCATGCGCCAGGTCTTCATAGGCCGCGGTGCGGATGTCGCTGACGAGGCGGAATTCGAGCGCAAGCTCTACGTGGTGCGCAAGCGCGCGTACAGCGAAATCCGGGTCTCGACCATGGGTGGTTCGGATGACTGGTACGTTGTCAGCCTGTCATCGAAGACATTCGTGTACAAGGGCATGCTGCTCACGCAGCAGCTCGAACAGTATTTCAAGGACCTCTCGGATCCGCGCCTCGAGTCGGCGCTCGCGATGGTGCACTCGAGGTTCAGCACCAATACCTTTCCGAGTTGGGATCGCGCCCATCCCTATCGCTGCATCGCTCACAACGGCGAGATCAACACGCTTCGCGGCAACGTCAACTGGATGAAGGCGCGCGAGGCGCAGTTTCGCAGCGAGTTGTTTGGCGACGACATCGACAAGATCGCACCCATCGTCAATCCCTATGGAAGCGACTCATCGATGTTCGACAACGTCCTTGAGCTGATGGTGCTCGCGGGGCGATCCATGGCGCATGCCATGATGATGATGATCCCGGAGCCCTGGTCGAAGAACGACTCCATCGACGAAGCCCGCCGCGCCTTCTACCAGTATCACTCGAGCCTCATGGAGCCCTGGGACGGGCCGGCATCGATCGCGTTCACCGACGGTTATGTGATCGGTGCAGTTCTCGATCGCAACGGGCTGCGCCCCTCGCGCTACTACGTGACCAACGACGACCTCGTCGTCATGGCCTCCGAGGCCGGTGTGCTCGAATTGCCGCCGGAGACCATTCTGCGCAAGGGGCGCCTGCAGCCGGGGCGCATGTTTCTGGTCGACACCGTACAGGGGCGCATCGTCGAGGACGAGGAAATCAAACGCTCGATTGTCGGGGAGCGGCCCTATGGTGACTGGCTGCGGGCCAATCTCGTGCACCTGCGCGACCTTCCGGCGGCGCCGCCCGCGGCGGCCATCGATCCGGACACCCTGCTGCAGCGGCAGATTGCATTCGGTTATAGCTTCGAAGACCAGCGCATCCTGATGGCGCCAATGGCGCGGGACGGCGTCGAGGCGGTCGGCTCCATGGGCAATGACACACCGCTCGCGGTGCTTTCCGACAAGCCGCGCCTCCTTTATGACTACTTCAAGCAGCTCTTCGCGCAGGTGACCAATCCGCCCATCGACTCGATTCGCGAGGAAATCATCACCTCGACCGACGTATGGCTGGGGTCGGAGGGCAACCTGCTCGAACCGAAGGCGACGGACTGCCGTCGCGTCGAACTCGCAGGCCCAGTACTCACCAACGATGAGCTGCAGAAGATCCGCCGTTTGAGCCTGCCCGGTTTGAAAGTGGGCGCGGTGAGCGCATTGTTCGTGGCGAGCCGCGGCGAAGACGGGCTCGCCAAAGGCATCGAGCAGATGTGCGAGTCGGCGCGCAAACTCATCGAGCGCGAAGATGTCAACATCCTCATCATCACCGATCGCGGCATCAATCGCGAACAGGCCGCGATGCCGACGCTGCTGGCCGTGTCAGCGCTGCACCATTTCCTGATTCGTGAAGGTCTGCGCATGCGTGTCAGCCTGGTGGTCGAAACCGGCGAAGCGCGCGAAGTGCATCACTTTGCGCTGCTCATCGGCTACGGTGCGGCGGCGGTGAACCCCTATCTCGCTTTCGAGACCATCGAGGGCATGATTCGCGATGAGCTGCTGCCGACGATCGAGCATCGCCTGGCGTGCATGAATTTCGTCAAGGCGGCGACCAAGGGCGTCGTCAAGGTCATGTCGAAGATGGGCATCTCGGCAGTGCAGAGCTATCACGGCGCGCAGGTGTTCGAAGCGATCGGGCTTCGCCGCGATGTCATCGACGAATACTTCACCTGGACGCCGTCACGTATCGGCGGCATCGGGCTGGATGTCATCGCCGAGGAAACCCTGGCGCGCCACCGCCAGGCTTTCGCGCAGCGCGGCAACGGCCACACGCTCGCAAGTGGCGGCTTGTACCAGTGGCGCCGCGATGGCGAATTCCACCTGTTCAATCCCGAGAGCATTCATCGCCTGCAAAAAGCGGTGCGCACGGGTAGCTACGGCACTTACAAGTCGTATGCGACTTTGATTGATGATCGCGCGCGCAATCATTCGACCTTGCGCGGGCTGCTCGACTTCAAGGCGGGCGATCCGGTGCCGCTCGAAGAGGTCGAACCCGTCGAGGCCATCATGCGCCGCTTCAAGACCGGCGCCATGTCCTACGGCTCGATCAGCAAGGAAGCGCACGAGACGCTGGCGATCGCCATGAACCGCATCGGCGGCAAGAGTAATACCGGCGAGGGTGGCGAGGATCCTGATCGCTACGCACCGCTGCCGAACGGCGATTCGAAAGCATCGGCCATCAAGCAGGTCGCCTCGGGTCGCTTCGGCGTGACCAGTCACTACCTGGTCAATGCCCGCGAAATCCAGATCAAGATGGCGCAGGGCGCCAAGCCGGGCGAAGGTGGCCAGCTGCCGGGCAGCAAGGTCTATCCCTGGATTGCCAAGACCCGCCATACGACCGCCGGCGTCGGACTGATCTCGCCGCCGCCGCATCACGATATCTATTCGATTGAGGATCTCGCCGAACTCATCCACGACCTCAAGAACGCCAATCGCGAAGCGCGCATCAGCGTCAAGCTGGTCTCGGAAGTCGGAGTGGGAACCATCGCGGCAGGGGTTGCCAAGGCGCATGCCGACGTAGTGCTGATCAGCGGCTACGATGGCGGAACCGGCGCATCGCCGATGACCTCGCTCGCGCACGCGGGCCTGCCCTGGGAACTCGGACTCGCCGAGACGCACCAGACGCTGGTGATGAACAACCTGCGTTCGCGCATCGTCGTCGAGACCGATGGCCAGCTGAAGACCGGGCGCGACGTAGTCATCGCAGCGCTGCTCGGTGCCGAGGAATTCGGTTTTTCGACGGCGCCGCTGGTTGCGACCGGTTGCATCCTGATGCGCGTCTGCCACCTCAATACCTGCCCGGTCGGCGTCGCCACCCAGGATCCACGGCTGCGCGAGCGTTTTGCCGGCAAGCCCGAGCATGTCGTGAACTTCATGCGATTCGTTGCCGCACACATGCGCGAGCTGATGGCTGAACTGGGTTTCCGGACAGTGGATGAAATGGTCGGTCGCGTCGATCGCCTCGAGCCCGCGGCCGCCATCCTGCACTGGAAGGCGCGCGGGATCGATTTCAGCAATATCCTCTATGCGCCCGACGCGGGACCCGAAGTCGGCCGTTACTGCCAGATGCCGCAAGACCATGGTCTCGCGCAGTCGCTCGACGTGACGAGACTCCTCGACATCTGCCGTCCGGCTATCGAGCAGGGCGCCAAGGTGCGCGCCGATGTGCCAATCCGCAATATCCATCGCGTTGTGGGCACCATCACCGGCTCCGAAGTAACGCGCAAATGGGGCCCCGATGGGTTGCCGGATGGCACTATCCATCTGAATTTCACGGGTTCCGCGGGACAGAGCTTCGGCGCCTTCGTGCCGCGCGGAATGTCACTCACGCTCGCGGGCGATGCCAACGACTATGTCGGCAAGGGGTTGTGCGGCGGGCGCATCGTCGTATGTCCGCCGGCCGGCGCAGGCTACGACGCAGCGCACAACATGATCGTGGGCAATGTCGCGCTCTACGGCGCGACCAGCGGCGAGCTGTTCGTGCATGGCATGGCAGGCGAGCGCTTCGCCGTGCGCAACAGCGGCGTGGATACGGTTGTCGAGGCCGTCGGCGATCATTGCTGCGAGTACATGACCGGTGGACGCGTCGTGGTGCTCGGCGCGACGGGGCGCAACTTCGGCGCGGGCATGTCCGGCGGCGTTGCCTATGTGCTCGATGAGGTTGGCGATTTTCGCCGTCGCGTCAATTTGCAGATGGTCGATATCGAACGCATCGAAGACGACGAGGAGTCGCGGTCCCTGCGCGAGCTCATCGCGCGCTACGCCGAGCTCACCGGCAGCGCGGCGGCCGAGCGATTGCTCGGTGACTGGGCTAACCTGCTTCCCTGCTTCGTGCGCGTGATACCGAAGGATTACAAGCGCGTACTCGCCTGCCTCAGGCGTGCACATGAGCAGGGATTGTCGGGCGATGAGGCGATCATGGCGGCATTCGACGAGAACTCCCGCGACCTCTCGCGCGTCGGCGGTAATTGA
- a CDS encoding glutamate synthase subunit beta, producing MGKPTGFIEYLRELPLDRSPAERVRDWREFHHHMDERGLKQQAARCMDCGVPFCHTGKLISGAASGCPVNNLIPEWNDLVYRGLWREALERLHATNNFPEFTGRVCPAPCEGSCVLGISAPPVTIKNLENAIIDKGFEEGWVLPEPPERRTGKRVAVVGSGPAGLAAAAQLNRAGHEVSVLERADRPGGLLMYGIPNMKLDKHDVVLRRIKLLEDEGIKFICNADVGENVEARLLLRDFDATVICTGATAARDLPVPGRELPGVHLAMTYLTDSTRALLAGGPAGVTISAKDKDVIVIGGGDTGTDCVGTAMRQGCRSVTQFEIMPRPPDERAEDNPWPEWPRVYRLDYGQEEAAARFGADPRRYLTTVQKFIGNKAGEVSELATVAVEWRKAADGRLQPAAVAGSERRQPAQLVLLAMGFTGPESGLPSDLGLETDERSNLRADYGVYATNVKGVFAAGDCRRGQSLVVWAIHEGRQAARECDRYLMGSTTLP from the coding sequence ATGGGTAAACCAACCGGATTCATCGAATATCTGCGCGAATTGCCGCTCGATCGCAGCCCAGCCGAGCGGGTGCGCGACTGGCGCGAGTTCCATCACCACATGGACGAGCGCGGCCTCAAGCAGCAGGCGGCACGCTGCATGGACTGCGGCGTTCCCTTTTGCCACACGGGCAAGTTGATCAGTGGTGCCGCTTCCGGTTGCCCCGTCAATAACCTGATACCGGAGTGGAACGATCTCGTCTACCGCGGCCTCTGGCGTGAAGCGCTCGAGCGGCTGCACGCGACCAATAATTTTCCGGAGTTCACCGGCAGGGTGTGTCCCGCGCCTTGCGAAGGATCCTGCGTGCTTGGAATCAGCGCGCCACCGGTGACCATCAAGAACCTGGAAAATGCCATCATCGACAAAGGCTTCGAAGAAGGCTGGGTACTCCCCGAACCTCCGGAGAGGCGCACCGGCAAGCGGGTTGCCGTCGTCGGTTCGGGTCCTGCGGGTCTTGCCGCCGCCGCGCAGTTGAACAGAGCTGGCCACGAGGTCAGCGTGCTCGAGCGCGCCGATCGGCCGGGCGGGCTGCTGATGTACGGCATCCCGAACATGAAGCTCGACAAGCACGATGTGGTCCTGCGTCGCATCAAGTTGCTCGAGGACGAAGGCATCAAATTCATCTGCAATGCCGACGTCGGCGAGAATGTCGAGGCGCGGCTCTTGTTGCGTGATTTCGATGCGACCGTCATCTGCACGGGCGCAACCGCAGCGCGTGATCTGCCGGTGCCGGGCCGTGAACTCCCGGGCGTGCACCTCGCGATGACCTACCTCACCGACAGCACGCGCGCGCTGCTTGCAGGTGGTCCGGCGGGCGTGACCATCAGCGCCAAGGACAAGGACGTCATCGTCATCGGCGGCGGCGACACGGGTACGGACTGCGTCGGCACCGCGATGCGCCAGGGTTGTCGTAGCGTGACCCAGTTCGAAATCATGCCGAGGCCACCGGATGAGCGTGCCGAGGACAATCCCTGGCCCGAGTGGCCGCGCGTCTACCGCCTCGACTACGGACAGGAGGAAGCGGCGGCCCGCTTCGGCGCGGATCCGCGTCGTTACCTCACTACGGTGCAGAAATTCATCGGCAACAAGGCCGGCGAGGTGAGCGAGCTCGCTACGGTTGCGGTCGAGTGGCGCAAAGCGGCGGACGGTCGACTACAGCCGGCCGCCGTCGCGGGCAGCGAGCGGCGCCAACCGGCCCAGCTCGTGCTCCTCGCGATGGGCTTCACCGGACCCGAATCCGGTCTGCCCTCAGACCTCGGTCTCGAAACCGATGAGCGCAGCAATCTGCGCGCCGACTACGGCGTGTATGCAACCAACGTCAAGGGCGTGTTTGCCGCCGGCGACTGCCGCCGCGGACAAAGCCTCGTCGTATGGGCCATACACGAAGGCCGGCAGGCAGCGCGCGAGTGCGATCGTTACCTGATGGGATCGACGACGCTGCCCTGA
- a CDS encoding glycosyltransferase gives MRILFISDVYAPRVNGVSTSIATFRHDLVNDGHHCTLVVPDYPAAGEAGDSSILRVPGRLVPGDPEDRLMKWRALRGVLRDPLCNDIDIVHIHTPFAAHYAGVRHARRLGVPVVATYHTYFEHYLQHYLPAIPIVAARSLARWFTRRQCAELDALISPSNSMADALRAYGVTTPIEVLPTGLPTQSFDRGAGLRFRQRHGIAPGRRVMLYVGRTAHEKNIEFLVDIAAQVRQSVADALLVIAGEGPALPQLMRRVGELGMDNHVQFIGYLDRRQELLDCYHSADVFVFASRTETQGLVLLEAMAQGTPVVSTAVMGTKDVLAGAEGAVVVPEERTAFANAVVQLLNDGGTRSLLGNRARLDARRWASRAMALRLGEFYQRVAARYVERPDALVAAKA, from the coding sequence GTGCGAATACTGTTCATTTCGGATGTCTACGCACCACGTGTCAACGGCGTGTCGACGTCCATCGCGACATTTCGCCATGACCTCGTGAACGATGGCCACCATTGTACGCTGGTGGTGCCGGACTACCCGGCGGCCGGCGAGGCCGGCGACTCATCGATATTGCGAGTACCTGGCCGCCTCGTGCCTGGCGATCCGGAAGATCGCCTGATGAAATGGCGCGCTTTGCGCGGCGTGTTGCGCGATCCGCTTTGCAACGACATCGATATCGTGCATATCCACACGCCATTCGCCGCTCACTACGCAGGTGTGCGTCACGCACGGCGCCTCGGCGTCCCGGTGGTCGCGACCTACCACACCTATTTCGAACACTACCTGCAGCACTACCTGCCCGCCATACCGATCGTCGCGGCGCGATCGCTCGCGCGCTGGTTCACGCGGCGCCAATGTGCCGAGCTCGATGCACTGATCTCGCCGTCGAACAGCATGGCCGATGCCCTGCGTGCCTACGGCGTGACCACGCCCATCGAAGTCCTGCCGACCGGGTTGCCAACGCAGAGCTTCGATCGCGGCGCCGGGCTTCGATTTCGGCAGCGCCATGGCATCGCGCCCGGGCGACGCGTCATGCTCTATGTCGGTCGCACCGCGCACGAGAAGAATATCGAGTTTCTGGTCGACATCGCGGCGCAAGTGCGCCAAAGCGTTGCCGATGCGCTGTTGGTCATCGCGGGCGAAGGTCCCGCATTGCCGCAGCTCATGCGCCGCGTCGGCGAACTCGGCATGGACAATCATGTCCAGTTCATCGGCTATCTCGATCGGCGGCAGGAACTGCTCGACTGCTATCACTCCGCGGATGTATTCGTGTTCGCCTCGCGCACCGAGACGCAGGGACTCGTGCTGCTGGAAGCCATGGCACAGGGGACACCGGTGGTATCGACCGCGGTCATGGGCACCAAGGACGTCCTCGCGGGCGCCGAAGGTGCTGTCGTGGTGCCCGAGGAGCGCACTGCATTCGCAAATGCCGTGGTGCAGCTCCTCAATGACGGTGGCACGCGAAGTCTCCTCGGCAATCGCGCGCGGCTCGATGCGCGGCGCTGGGCGTCGCGTGCCATGGCCCTGAGGCTCGGCGAGTTCTACCAACGGGTTGCGGCGCGTTATGTGGAGCGGCCTGATGCGCTCGTCGCTGCGAAAGCGTGA
- a CDS encoding phosphatase PAP2 family protein, whose protein sequence is MESTVFARLDRFEYRLCRKANALAHFVAIRTVFRLVSRLGDGVLWYATMLALPLVYGPAAIATSLRMLVAAALGLALYKYLKNRWVRERPYINSRDIECFKAPLDRYSFPSGHTLHAVSFTTVLLQGYPSLAAFFLPIAIAIALSRPVLGLHYPSDVLAGAGLGFAIALLVLRLPLGF, encoded by the coding sequence ATGGAATCGACGGTGTTTGCGCGACTCGATCGTTTCGAATACCGGCTTTGCCGAAAAGCCAATGCGCTGGCGCATTTCGTTGCGATTCGTACCGTGTTCAGACTCGTGAGTCGCCTGGGCGATGGTGTTCTCTGGTATGCGACCATGCTGGCGCTGCCGCTGGTTTACGGACCAGCAGCGATTGCGACGTCGCTGCGCATGTTGGTCGCCGCCGCGCTGGGACTCGCGCTTTACAAATATCTCAAGAATCGCTGGGTGCGCGAGCGCCCCTACATCAACTCGCGTGACATCGAATGCTTCAAGGCACCGCTCGATCGCTACAGCTTTCCTTCGGGTCACACATTGCATGCGGTGAGCTTCACGACGGTGCTCCTGCAGGGCTATCCGTCGCTGGCGGCATTCTTCCTGCCCATTGCGATCGCCATTGCGCTGTCCCGTCCCGTGCTGGGCCTGCATTATCCGAGCGACGTCCTGGCCGGCGCGGGCCTTGGGTTTGCGATCGCATTGCTGGTATTGCGCCTGCCGTTAGGGTTTTGA
- a CDS encoding ATP-binding protein: MTIRAKLLLLPALTLVLPWAGCQYAREMETVLRESEQQSLRAIASSIASSLQGRDDLLYRGQPPRAEPDARDVDVLPLNGPPYLDGLVDDWVTDASHWRRFRSPDGDELRFLVGRHEQFLYVFATVADKTVVQDRNAASALDAGTLGDRLWIGFDDPAGRAEEYFVAGLVGAGHARHIEARDYGRKVAVDESRIDTVWRPTDEGYSVELRMPASMVGRYFGLLVDDREQRGAKAQSYGSLDAASLEAGGRLVMPAGELEGYLAQFREPGMRISFATPQGAVLAEPQATLVNTDYTLRRTLLARLYRRMLRANVERLPKARSSMRQLADEDSRSAAKGEAASALLRTGDRGGLVVAASAPVRDGNGRDVIGVLRVVQTADRWLILRDRALSRLLNLTLSATLLALLATLGFATWLGLRLTRLARATQNALDTRGNLDIAAIPDQQAGDELGGVARSFARLLRRQMGYTQYLRTLAGKLAHEIRTPLAIVRSSLDNLQSEAGKSEVAPYIERANQGIDRLGHIVSAMGAAGRLEDAIAQAEKQPLDLAQWVPGALAGYRLAFAQHRFGFTPDADDSPLAIMGSAELIGQMLDKLIENAVDFAPPGSEIAVGLTRDGDHAVLSVANHGQPLPAGAENLLFESMWQSRPDSHGGQPHFGLGLYIVKQVAEFHGGSATASNRGDGRGVVFRIDLGPLLH, encoded by the coding sequence GTGACCATCCGCGCCAAACTCCTGTTGCTCCCGGCGCTGACACTGGTGCTGCCGTGGGCCGGCTGCCAGTACGCGCGCGAAATGGAAACGGTACTGCGCGAGAGCGAGCAGCAGTCGTTGCGCGCCATCGCAAGCAGCATCGCAAGCTCGTTGCAGGGACGTGACGATCTGCTCTATCGCGGCCAACCGCCACGCGCCGAGCCGGATGCGCGCGACGTCGACGTCCTGCCTCTCAATGGCCCACCCTATCTCGACGGACTGGTCGATGACTGGGTCACGGATGCGAGTCACTGGCGCCGGTTTCGCTCGCCCGATGGCGACGAGCTTCGCTTCCTCGTCGGCCGGCACGAGCAGTTTCTCTATGTCTTCGCAACCGTGGCCGACAAGACCGTCGTGCAGGATCGAAATGCCGCATCGGCACTCGATGCCGGCACGCTCGGCGACAGGTTGTGGATCGGATTCGACGATCCGGCCGGACGCGCCGAGGAGTACTTCGTCGCCGGGCTGGTCGGTGCCGGTCACGCGCGCCACATCGAGGCCCGCGACTACGGGCGCAAGGTTGCGGTGGATGAATCGCGCATAGACACCGTCTGGCGACCTACCGACGAGGGCTACAGTGTGGAGCTGCGCATGCCCGCCTCGATGGTGGGACGTTACTTCGGCCTGCTCGTCGATGATCGCGAGCAGCGCGGCGCGAAGGCGCAGTCCTACGGTTCCCTCGATGCCGCCAGCCTCGAAGCCGGCGGACGCCTCGTGATGCCCGCTGGCGAGCTCGAAGGCTATCTTGCACAGTTCCGCGAGCCCGGTATGCGCATTTCTTTCGCGACGCCCCAGGGCGCTGTCCTTGCCGAGCCGCAGGCGACCCTCGTGAATACCGATTACACATTGCGCCGAACGCTGCTCGCGCGCCTGTATCGACGCATGCTGCGTGCCAACGTCGAGCGCCTGCCGAAGGCGCGCTCGAGCATGCGGCAGCTCGCGGACGAGGACAGCCGCAGCGCGGCAAAGGGCGAGGCGGCATCGGCATTGCTGCGCACGGGTGATCGCGGCGGACTCGTGGTTGCGGCGTCTGCGCCAGTGCGCGATGGCAACGGCCGCGACGTCATCGGCGTACTGCGTGTCGTGCAGACGGCGGATCGCTGGCTCATCCTGCGCGATCGTGCCTTGTCACGGCTCCTCAATCTGACGCTTTCGGCGACACTGCTCGCGCTGCTCGCAACACTTGGCTTTGCGACCTGGCTGGGTCTGCGTCTGACGCGGCTTGCGCGCGCCACCCAGAATGCGCTCGATACGCGCGGCAATCTCGACATCGCGGCGATTCCCGACCAGCAGGCGGGTGATGAACTGGGTGGCGTCGCACGCAGTTTTGCCAGGCTGTTGCGGCGGCAAATGGGCTATACACAATACCTGCGTACGCTCGCCGGCAAACTCGCGCACGAGATACGCACGCCGCTCGCCATCGTGCGCTCCTCGCTCGATAACCTGCAGTCCGAGGCGGGCAAGTCCGAGGTTGCGCCGTATATCGAGCGCGCCAACCAGGGCATCGATCGACTAGGACACATCGTGAGCGCGATGGGCGCGGCCGGCCGACTCGAGGACGCGATCGCGCAGGCGGAAAAGCAGCCGCTCGACCTGGCGCAGTGGGTGCCAGGGGCGCTTGCGGGCTATCGCCTAGCATTTGCGCAGCACCGTTTCGGCTTCACGCCCGACGCCGATGACTCGCCACTCGCCATCATGGGTTCGGCGGAGTTGATCGGCCAGATGCTGGATAAACTCATTGAAAATGCGGTTGATTTCGCGCCACCCGGCAGCGAGATCGCTGTCGGCCTCACGCGCGATGGCGATCACGCCGTGCTGTCAGTCGCGAATCATGGCCAACCCCTGCCTGCGGGGGCCGAGAACCTGCTGTTCGAGTCGATGTGGCAATCGCGCCCCGACAGCCACGGTGGGCAACCGCATTTCGGCCTCGGCCTGTACATTGTCAAGCAGGTCGCCGAGTTTCATGGCGGCTCGGCCACCGCCAGCAACCGGGGCGATGGCCGCGGCGTCGTGTTTCGCATCGATCTTGGTCCGTTGTTGCATTGA
- the pdsR gene encoding proteobacterial dedicated sortase system response regulator gives MRRTIAIVEDEAAIRENYTAAFAREGYSVRGYANRRSALEAFAARLPDLVIVDISLQDEPEGGYELCRELRARSAELPIIFLTARDSEIDAVSGLRLGADDFLTKELSLAHLIARINALFRRVDALRQPPDSAQAMQRGALAVDMDRMQASWQGKEVDLSLTELWIVHALAQHPGHVKNRQQLMDAANVVLDDSTITSHIKRIRRKFQACDGNFDAIQTVYGMGYRWLE, from the coding sequence ATGCGACGCACCATCGCCATCGTTGAAGACGAAGCAGCCATTCGCGAGAACTACACAGCCGCCTTCGCGCGCGAGGGCTATAGCGTGCGTGGCTATGCAAACCGCAGGTCGGCGCTCGAGGCTTTTGCGGCCCGCCTGCCCGACCTGGTAATCGTCGACATCTCCCTGCAGGATGAACCCGAAGGCGGTTACGAACTGTGCCGCGAACTGCGCGCACGTTCCGCGGAGCTGCCGATCATCTTTCTCACCGCGCGCGACTCGGAGATCGATGCAGTGTCGGGGCTGCGCCTGGGTGCGGATGATTTTCTCACCAAGGAGTTGTCACTTGCGCACCTGATCGCGCGGATCAATGCGCTGTTTCGCCGGGTCGATGCGCTGCGCCAGCCGCCGGACAGTGCCCAGGCCATGCAGCGTGGCGCGCTCGCCGTCGACATGGATCGCATGCAGGCGAGCTGGCAGGGCAAGGAGGTGGACCTGTCGCTCACCGAACTTTGGATAGTGCACGCGCTCGCGCAGCACCCCGGGCATGTGAAGAACCGCCAGCAACTGATGGACGCGGCCAACGTGGTACTGGATGACAGCACGATCACCTCGCACATCAAGCGTATTCGCCGCAAGTTCCAGGCCTGCGATGGCAACTTCGATGCGATCCAGACCGTCTACGGCATGGGTTATCGCTGGCTCGAGTAG